The following DNA comes from Halobacillus litoralis.
AGTAATTAGAAATGCCCTCAGCGAACTGTTTGCATCTCAGTAAATCACTTTCTTCATCAGGGTTCATTTCAATCTCCAACTCTTCTTGGATAAGGTTTGCTCCAGAAATTTGCAATTGGTGTTGGATCAAGTGGACCGCTTCACAAAATTTAGGGTATGTGGGATCCCCAGAACCAAATACAGCAGCAGGAACTCCTGATAAATCGACCTCCGAAAGTTCATCATAGAAATCCTCGACTTCATATGGAAGGTCGCCGTCATTCCATGTGTAAGACCCAATAAGAATACAGTCGAATTCCTTTAAATTAGAAACCTCAATATCTTCGATTTCCTCCATTACGACCTCATGGGCGTCCTGGAGATGTGTATGAAGTAAGTCTGCGATATCCTCAGTATTTCCTGACATACTGGCAAAACCAATAAGAATGTCAGCCATAGGATCACCTTTTTTCCACAATCGTGTATTCAGGGTGCAAAGCTGTGAATTGATCGAGCTTTGTTTTATGTGAAATGAAATGTTGCTTGTTTTTATCATCTAAAGACTGATCCAGTTTATATTGGTGAAAATTGATAGCTAAGGTAAGGTCCATTTTTGTATATAGCACACCTTTTTCATATAAATCGTCAATGAAATGGGCGGACATGTAAAAAGGAGAATCATCATTTCTATAAACCCCGATATACCACCCTAAGTTTTCCACATAAAAAGGATCTCCCATTACGTGTAACAAATCTCCATATAGAAAGCGGATGGTTTGATAACAAGAA
Coding sequences within:
- a CDS encoding flavodoxin, which gives rise to MADILIGFASMSGNTEDIADLLHTHLQDAHEVVMEEIEDIEVSNLKEFDCILIGSYTWNDGDLPYEVEDFYDELSEVDLSGVPAAVFGSGDPTYPKFCEAVHLIQHQLQISGANLIQEELEIEMNPDEESDLLRCKQFAEGISNYLSEVKI